Below is a genomic region from Methanolobus sediminis.
CCGTATCTATCAGGGTTTTAACCACTACACTGATGCTTGTGGGACTGAACGCAACTGCCATGAAGAGTGATTCGACAAAGCTGAATCCGTACATGTTCCCAAGCATGAATCCGAATGTAACGGCAACAATGATCTGAAAGAAAGTAGGGATAAGTGCATTTATTGATGCTGCCTTAAGCTCTTTTGCATGGACTTCCCTGTAACCTGCTGTGAACAGGAGGAATATTGCCCCGAGTTCTCCCATGAAAGTAAAGATTTCAATGTCATCCGGCTTGAATACCAGTGCAAAGAGAAAACCTGCTGCCATCTCTCCTATTATACCCGGAAGTCCTGCTCTTTCACTGACCTCGCTTAGTATCCTTGCCAGGAACAGTATAACCATTATCTGAAGAATGGCTTCCATTGGTCAATGTCCCCGCAGTTCGTATATTTTCCTGATTATATCTGATTTTGAAACAACACCTTCAAGCTTTTTGTTCTTCACAACACATAGCCGGTCAATATGATGTTTTATCATAAGGTCGGCAGCTTCGCATAGAGTGGCATCCGGGTCTATAATCATGGGGTGATGTACCATCAAAGTTGATGCTTCTTCACTCAAAGCTTTGATAGCCATTAGATGTGTGTGATGATGACGGTTGCTTCTTTCAAAAAAAAGTAGTTCAAGAATATTGTCCTCATCAATGACGCCAACCAGTTCGCCATCCAAGTTCA
It encodes:
- a CDS encoding CBS domain-containing protein, coding for MTETGEEETDKTEVKEKEEAPRDKTRLSDICADIIVSEIMSKGMTVVKETETIENILELMTKTPYHSYPVVNLDGELVGVIDEDNILELLFFERSNRHHHTHLMAIKALSEEASTLMVHHPMIIDPDATLCEAADLMIKHHIDRLCVVKNKKLEGVVSKSDIIRKIYELRGH